The Gemmatimonadales bacterium DNA window AGAACGGGGCGAGGATCCTGACCACGGCGGGCTGATCGCGGCGCCCCGACCGATCAGGGGGCGCCTCGGGGAAATACCGCCGACCTCATCCTATTGGCAACGTCAGGGGGAAGCGGACTCGACGGCATGTGATTCCCTCTTGTATGGGACGAAGCCGCGACCCAGGTAGTTCGGCAGAGCCGCCGGGCTGTCGAGGGTGCACGTGTGCAGCCAGACCCTCGAGGTGCCGATCTCCCACGCCGTTTCTACCGCGCAACTCAACAGGTGCTTCCCAAGTCCCCGGCCAAAGAACTCGCTCAGAAGGCCGAAGAGCGCGATTTCAATGGACTTGTCCGCATCTGTTCGTAACTCGAAGAACCCGGCCAACTTACCTTCGTAGCGCATCAGCCACACCCCGAATCCAGGCTGGGTCAGGTACGCATCAAGCTCGTCGTCGCTCCAAACCAGCCGGTCTAACCAGTGGCATGCTTCCCCCACCTCCCGGTACAGCGTCTTTGACTGCTCGACGCTGCAACGCGGCACTCGCTCGAGGGTGACCTTGGGATCCTCGAGCTTGGCAGGCTGAAAAGCCGCGCGGCTGCTGAGTTCCAGGTAGGTTCGGATGACCTCCGTCTTCGGGCTCATCCCTACCCGCCGACTACCGCTTCGACCATGGCGGCCGCCCGCTCCGCGTCCCGCGCCACCTCACCGACCAGCCGCTGCGCCTCTTCCGCCATGGGCGCGGCCTCGGATGGGTCGGGCATTCCGACCACGTTCACACGCATGTTAAATGCCGCTCCGCGTGCCGCGGCGTGGGCCAGAATGGCCGCTACGC harbors:
- a CDS encoding GNAT family N-acetyltransferase, which gives rise to MSPKTEVIRTYLELSSRAAFQPAKLEDPKVTLERVPRCSVEQSKTLYREVGEACHWLDRLVWSDDELDAYLTQPGFGVWLMRYEGKLAGFFELRTDADKSIEIALFGLLSEFFGRGLGKHLLSCAVETAWEIGTSRVWLHTCTLDSPAALPNYLGRGFVPYKRESHAVESASP